The proteins below are encoded in one region of Misgurnus anguillicaudatus chromosome 24, ASM2758022v2, whole genome shotgun sequence:
- the LOC129438016 gene encoding cdc42 effector protein 2 yields MPAKTPIYLKTTTPKRGRKLRIRDFLSGDMISPPMGDLRHSAHVGPEGEGDMFGDVGFLQGKLDMLPALNQPPNSHSHGMERRLDEIFDMNSKSHTYHRSHNSHHGFLLKNTISMPVFIDPEQPPPKPPRLHLDEHSSPVHQNHHYSSQAHQCIQQQRSMSVCEEGIVHRRSASHDLTLSASIPVFPHLVPSTGSMSEESSDDSISESCGPLDPKRGLSLDSDAGLSNEDLRSENCESPAVSPIMSRSESLMVLDLDLGPSILEDVLKIMDRYKSVEERHEL; encoded by the coding sequence ATGCCAGCCAAGACTCCTATCTACTTAAAGACGACCACACCAAAGCGGGGCAGGAAGCTGAGAATACGTGACTTTCTATCAGGTGACATGATAAGCCCACCGATGGGCGACTTGCGTCACAGTGCCCACGTCGGGCCTGAAGGAGAGGGTGACATGTTTGGTGATGTGGGATTTTTGCAAGGCAAGCTCGACATGCTTCCAGCCCTCAACCAACCACCTAACTCTCATTCCCACGGCATGGAAAGGCGACTAGATGAGATCTTCGACATGAACAGCAAAAGCCACACTTATCATCGGAGCCATAATTCCCATCACGGTTTTCTTCTAAAAAACACTATCTCCATGCCAGTGTTTATTGACCCCGAGCAGCCTCCTCCTAAACCACCCCGTTTACATTTAGATGAGCACTCGTCTCCTGTTCATCAGAATCATCATTACAGTTCACAAGCGCATCAGTGCATTCAGCAGCAGCGCTCTATGTCTGTGTGTGAGGAAGGGATTGTGCACCGCAGGAGTGCCAGTCATGATCTTACTCTCTCTGCTTCAATCCCAGTCTTTCCACACTTGGTGCCTTCCACAGGCTCAATGTCTGAGGAATCATCTGATGATTCCATCTCGGAAAGCTGCGGTCCACTGGACCCGAAACGAGGCTTGAGTTTGGACTCAGATGCAGGGCTCAGTAATGAAGACCTGCGAAGTGAAAACTGCGAGTCTCCGGCTGTATCACCCATCATGTCACGATCCGAGTCCCTAATGGTTTTGGATCTAGATCTGGGACCATCCATTTTAGAGGACGTTCTTAAGATCATGGACCGGTATAAGAGTGTGGAGGAGAGACATGAGTTATGA